One Desulfobulbus propionicus DSM 2032 DNA segment encodes these proteins:
- a CDS encoding sirohydrochlorin cobaltochelatase: protein MHIQRLVQQMMAVAVAALVAVCFQAATAKAMEHGKKKEDKIAILLVTFGTSVEKAQASFTNIEKRVKAAFPGTEVRWAYTSNIIRKKLAKEEGKQIDSPEMALARLMDEGYTKVAVQSLHMIPGAEFHEINANARLFGQMVGGIEQVKVSLPLLISDETMEQALKIITTKVVPKERKAGEAVVFMGHGTHHPTDAMYSALMYKAQQMDANLYVGTVEGHPTFEEIRDMLMAKKIKKAYLIPFMTVAGDHAMNDMAGDEPDSWKSQLAKAGIESVPVMKGLGEVDAIVDMWIAQLKVAMAHL, encoded by the coding sequence ATGCACATTCAACGACTGGTACAACAAATGATGGCCGTAGCCGTTGCCGCTTTGGTTGCGGTCTGTTTCCAGGCCGCAACCGCCAAGGCCATGGAGCACGGTAAGAAAAAAGAGGATAAAATCGCCATCCTCCTGGTGACCTTCGGCACCAGTGTGGAAAAGGCCCAGGCCTCGTTTACCAATATCGAGAAGCGAGTCAAGGCAGCCTTCCCCGGCACCGAGGTGCGCTGGGCCTATACTTCGAACATCATCCGCAAAAAGCTGGCCAAAGAAGAGGGCAAGCAGATCGACTCCCCGGAGATGGCCCTGGCCCGGTTGATGGACGAAGGCTACACCAAGGTGGCGGTGCAGTCATTACACATGATCCCCGGTGCCGAGTTCCATGAGATCAATGCCAATGCCCGCCTTTTTGGTCAGATGGTCGGCGGCATCGAGCAGGTGAAAGTCTCCCTGCCGCTGCTGATCAGCGACGAGACCATGGAGCAGGCACTAAAGATCATCACCACGAAGGTCGTGCCCAAGGAGCGCAAGGCGGGTGAGGCAGTGGTGTTCATGGGCCACGGCACCCATCATCCCACGGATGCCATGTACAGCGCCCTGATGTATAAGGCGCAGCAGATGGATGCCAACCTCTATGTTGGCACCGTTGAAGGCCACCCAACTTTTGAAGAGATCCGTGACATGCTGATGGCCAAGAAGATCAAAAAAGCCTATCTCATTCCCTTTATGACCGTAGCTGGCGACCATGCTATGAACGACATGGCCGGCGACGAGCCCGACTCCTGGAAAAGTCAGCTCGCCAAAGCCGGCATCGAGAGCGTGCCGGTGATGAAGGGTCTGGGTGAGGTTGATGCCATTGTCGACATGTGGATTGCGCAGCTCAAGGTGGCCATGGCCCATTTGTAA
- a CDS encoding energy transducer TonB: MAAVAKAPPVYPPAAKRRNIEGWIKVKFVVDEQGQVDKVAVLDADPEGVFEQAVLRCISGWRFRPGTKGGVAVKALVEQTITFKLEG, translated from the coding sequence TTGGCTGCGGTTGCAAAGGCTCCACCAGTCTATCCTCCAGCCGCCAAGCGCCGTAACATCGAGGGCTGGATCAAGGTCAAATTCGTGGTCGATGAGCAGGGGCAAGTGGACAAGGTCGCTGTGTTGGACGCCGATCCAGAAGGAGTGTTTGAGCAAGCCGTATTGCGATGTATCTCCGGTTGGCGATTTCGACCAGGCACCAAAGGCGGCGTGGCCGTCAAAGCCCTGGTGGAACAGACCATCACCTTCAAACTGGAAGGATAA